The Claveliimonas bilis genome window below encodes:
- the clpX gene encoding ATP-dependent Clp protease ATP-binding subunit ClpX, with amino-acid sequence MSERDQNNENEIEKVNDSEVEVEKTKKEDEYEKICFICHRPESTAGKMIDLPNNISVCSDCMQKSFDAMTNGQIDYSKLMNIPGVQIFNMSDLENAVPKQQKIKKRKEGEEKKPLLDINNIPAPHKIKAKLDEYVVGQEYAKKVMSVAVYNHYKRVATDTMDDIEIEKSNMLMIGPTGSGKTYLVKTLARLLDVPLAITDATSLTEAGYIGDDIESVVSKLLAAADNDVEKAEQGIIFIDEIDKIAKKKNTNQRDVSGESVQQGMLKLLEGSEVEVPVGANSKNAMVPLTTVNTRNILFICGGAFPDLENIIKERLTKQAAIGFNADLKDKYDHDKNILGKVTTEDLRNFGMIPEFLGRLPIVFTLQGLDEDMYVKILKEPKNAILKQYQKLLALDEVKLEFDDSALRAIARKAMEKDTGARALRAIIEEFMLDIMYEIPKDDSIGQVTITESYIQGTGGPIITLRGQEPALLEG; translated from the coding sequence ATGTCAGAAAGAGATCAGAACAATGAAAATGAGATTGAAAAAGTAAATGACTCAGAAGTAGAAGTAGAAAAAACCAAGAAAGAAGACGAATATGAGAAGATCTGTTTCATTTGTCACCGCCCGGAGAGCACAGCAGGAAAAATGATCGATCTTCCCAACAATATTTCTGTCTGCTCCGACTGTATGCAGAAGAGTTTTGACGCCATGACAAACGGGCAGATTGATTACAGCAAGCTGATGAATATACCGGGCGTTCAGATCTTCAACATGTCTGATCTGGAAAATGCAGTGCCAAAACAGCAGAAGATCAAGAAGAGAAAAGAGGGCGAGGAGAAGAAGCCCCTTCTTGATATTAACAACATTCCAGCGCCTCATAAGATCAAAGCAAAACTTGATGAGTATGTGGTAGGGCAGGAATATGCCAAAAAGGTTATGTCCGTGGCTGTATACAACCACTATAAGCGGGTAGCTACAGATACTATGGATGATATTGAGATTGAGAAGTCCAATATGCTGATGATCGGACCGACAGGATCCGGAAAAACCTATCTTGTAAAGACGCTGGCGCGGCTTCTGGATGTACCTCTTGCCATTACGGATGCCACATCTCTTACAGAGGCCGGTTATATCGGCGACGACATAGAAAGTGTCGTGTCAAAGCTTCTGGCAGCGGCGGACAATGATGTGGAGAAAGCAGAACAGGGAATCATTTTTATCGATGAAATCGATAAGATCGCGAAAAAGAAAAACACCAATCAGAGGGATGTAAGCGGAGAATCCGTACAGCAGGGAATGCTGAAGCTTCTGGAAGGGAGCGAGGTGGAAGTTCCGGTTGGAGCCAACAGCAAAAATGCCATGGTTCCGCTGACCACGGTTAATACCCGGAATATTCTCTTTATATGCGGAGGAGCTTTCCCGGATCTGGAAAATATTATAAAGGAACGTCTTACAAAACAGGCTGCCATTGGATTTAATGCAGATCTGAAGGATAAATATGATCATGATAAAAATATCCTTGGAAAAGTGACAACAGAAGACTTAAGAAATTTTGGTATGATCCCGGAATTTCTCGGGCGTCTTCCTATCGTCTTTACTTTGCAGGGACTGGATGAAGATATGTATGTAAAGATACTGAAAGAGCCGAAAAATGCGATTTTGAAGCAGTATCAGAAATTGCTTGCTCTGGATGAGGTGAAGCTGGAATTTGATGATTCCGCATTGAGGGCTATTGCAAGAAAAGCGATGGAGAAGGATACAGGGGCCAGAGCGCTTCGGGCAATCATTGAGGAATTTATGCTGGATATCATGTATGAGATACCAAAAGATGATTCTATCGGACAGGTGACGATTACAGAAAGTTACATACAGGGGACCGGAGGACCGATCATTACTTTGAGAGGTCAGGAACCAGCACTTCTGGAAGGATAA
- a CDS encoding signal peptidase II, whose translation MTVFLQSIPILTATADILIKQSVERNLGESDEKEIMGGRVILRKVYNEGFAFNILEKRPKIVTGVSCAVGAAVFLYGQFLMTQKKRVLEKTGIMLASGGAWSNFFDRAVRGRVVDYLAVKTKWKKAQAVTFNIGDLCIFAGALSVLAGRLLYKRKKR comes from the coding sequence ATGACGGTATTTCTGCAGTCTATTCCGATTTTGACAGCAACGGCGGATATTTTGATCAAACAGTCTGTAGAGCGGAATCTGGGCGAGTCAGACGAAAAAGAGATCATGGGAGGCCGCGTGATCCTTCGGAAGGTTTACAATGAAGGGTTTGCTTTCAATATTTTGGAAAAACGGCCGAAAATTGTAACAGGCGTTTCCTGTGCAGTGGGCGCCGCTGTTTTTCTTTATGGACAGTTTCTTATGACACAGAAGAAAAGAGTTCTTGAAAAAACGGGGATCATGCTTGCATCAGGAGGCGCATGGAGCAATTTTTTTGACCGCGCTGTCCGCGGGAGAGTTGTGGACTATCTTGCAGTAAAGACAAAATGGAAGAAGGCGCAGGCTGTAACATTCAATATAGGAGATCTGTGTATTTTTGCCGGGGCATTGTCTGTGCTGGCCGGAAGACTCCTGTATAAAAGAAAAAAACGATAG
- a CDS encoding cation:proton antiporter — MDYSYLLDLAIILLCTKLLGLATRRVQMPQVVGALLAGLILGPAVFGILEETAFITSVAELGVIVLMFCAGMETDINELKASGKASFVIAMCGVLVPLAGGFALSYLFNRPGVIESDAAASLMLQNIFIGIILTATSVSISVETLKELGKLKTRSGNAILGAAIIDDILGIIGLTIVTSMADSSVSIAVVLLKILGFFVFAAVVGVVVYRWYHSWVDHAEKGLRRHVILAFVFCLVMSYCAEEFFGVADITGAFFAGLIIANTEKAEYLQERFNTISYLLLSPVFFASIGLKVVLPKMDSTIVIFSVLLVIVAVVTKIIGCGFGAKICHYKNYQCRRIGVGMISRGEVALIVANKGMALGLLGSVFLGPVIIMVVLTTIVTPVLLKIIFRKGPDLPVPKEQEISSFYENMGEKKQ; from the coding sequence ATGGATTATAGTTATTTGCTGGATTTGGCGATTATTTTACTTTGTACCAAACTTTTAGGGCTTGCAACGAGAAGAGTGCAGATGCCTCAGGTAGTAGGGGCGCTTCTTGCGGGGCTTATCCTTGGCCCGGCTGTATTCGGGATTCTTGAAGAGACGGCCTTTATTACTTCCGTGGCAGAGCTGGGAGTGATCGTGCTGATGTTCTGTGCGGGAATGGAAACAGATATTAATGAACTGAAAGCCAGCGGCAAGGCGTCTTTTGTCATTGCCATGTGCGGGGTGCTTGTCCCTCTTGCAGGCGGTTTTGCCCTGTCCTATCTTTTTAACAGGCCTGGCGTGATCGAGTCAGATGCAGCAGCCAGCCTTATGCTGCAGAATATATTTATCGGTATCATACTGACAGCCACATCGGTGAGTATCTCGGTAGAGACTTTAAAAGAGCTGGGGAAATTAAAGACCCGCTCCGGAAATGCGATCCTTGGCGCGGCTATCATAGATGATATTTTAGGTATCATCGGGCTTACCATTGTAACCAGCATGGCAGATTCTTCTGTCAGTATAGCGGTAGTCCTGCTGAAGATTCTGGGATTTTTTGTTTTTGCCGCAGTGGTTGGAGTTGTGGTGTACAGATGGTACCATTCCTGGGTAGATCATGCAGAAAAAGGATTGAGAAGACATGTGATCCTTGCTTTTGTATTCTGCCTTGTCATGTCTTACTGTGCAGAAGAATTTTTCGGTGTGGCGGATATTACCGGAGCCTTTTTTGCAGGTCTGATCATCGCCAATACCGAGAAAGCAGAGTATCTGCAGGAAAGATTTAACACCATTTCCTATCTGCTTCTGTCACCGGTGTTTTTTGCCAGTATCGGGCTGAAAGTTGTCCTTCCGAAAATGGATTCCACCATTGTGATTTTTTCCGTTCTGCTCGTGATCGTTGCTGTTGTGACGAAGATCATCGGCTGCGGATTTGGCGCAAAGATCTGCCATTATAAGAATTATCAGTGCAGAAGGATCGGCGTGGGTATGATCTCCAGAGGTGAGGTGGCTCTCATCGTGGCAAACAAAGGTATGGCTTTAGGACTTCTGGGGTCCGTATTCCTCGGGCCTGTCATTATTATGGTCGTCCTGACGACTATCGTAACCCCGGTGCTCTTAAAGATTATTTTCCGGAAGGGACCGGATCTGCCAGTGCCGAAAGAGCAGGAGATTTCCAGTTTCTACGAAAATATGGGCGAGAAAAAACAGTGA
- a CDS encoding C39 family peptidase produces the protein MTDIQKNIRENQDSKKEREKNSRIVEIKAMCIGAALILAGGAAGGYALNEVKAEREKAQAEAREQAEREKAADEQRKAMEEEEASKTPEEKKAEQIAAAKEEAKEEGCPDEIISLVDKNDELIDFVKDYAQNKDKEIPDTVEGPTEEGQIPHYLQWDERWGYASYGTSIIASSGCGPTCMSMVIVGLTGDVTATPYRMAKYSEERGYIDESNNTYWAMLESAASDWGLRCQETMLDESSLAAELQAGHPVVCSMLPGDFTDVGHFLVLTGYKDGKVTLNDPFSKANSEKEWVFADIQDQIRQMWVFSLPS, from the coding sequence GTGACAGATATACAGAAGAATATCCGAGAGAATCAGGACAGCAAAAAGGAAAGAGAGAAGAACAGCAGAATTGTAGAAATAAAGGCGATGTGTATAGGAGCAGCCTTGATTCTGGCAGGAGGGGCAGCAGGCGGGTATGCCTTAAACGAAGTGAAAGCAGAGAGGGAAAAGGCGCAGGCGGAAGCCAGAGAGCAGGCGGAACGCGAAAAGGCGGCAGACGAACAAAGGAAAGCCATGGAAGAAGAGGAAGCGTCCAAGACGCCGGAGGAAAAGAAAGCAGAACAGATTGCGGCGGCAAAGGAAGAAGCAAAAGAGGAAGGTTGTCCGGATGAGATCATAAGCCTGGTAGATAAAAATGATGAGCTGATTGATTTTGTAAAAGATTATGCCCAGAATAAAGATAAAGAAATTCCGGATACGGTAGAAGGCCCGACGGAAGAGGGACAGATTCCCCATTACCTGCAATGGGATGAAAGATGGGGATATGCTTCCTACGGAACGAGTATTATCGCTTCCAGCGGATGCGGGCCCACCTGTATGTCCATGGTGATCGTAGGATTGACCGGCGATGTAACGGCAACGCCCTACAGGATGGCAAAATACAGCGAAGAGCGGGGCTATATCGATGAAAGTAATAATACATACTGGGCGATGCTGGAGAGCGCGGCGTCAGACTGGGGCCTTCGCTGTCAGGAAACCATGCTGGATGAAAGCTCGCTGGCGGCAGAACTGCAGGCAGGTCATCCGGTAGTCTGCAGCATGCTGCCGGGCGATTTTACAGACGTAGGTCATTTTCTTGTGCTGACAGGATATAAAGATGGAAAAGTAACCCTAAACGATCCTTTCAGCAAGGCAAATTCGGAAAAGGAGTGGGTGTTTGCGGACATTCAGGATCAAATCCGGCAGATGTGGGTATTTTCACTACCATCTTAG
- a CDS encoding S8 family peptidase yields the protein MPDFKLCRQRILSEEYRDFIVSSRGGRIDFQVPEEKLCRQRTQAGYDVIYIDQPLADPIGFERFPYSSVPKCYALLDMEAMNQAGITQVQNYPTLELMGENVMIGFVDTGIDYTHPVFRALDGGTRIAAIWDQTIQDGMTPEGFLYGTEYTEEEINRALASEDPFQIVPSMDRNGHGTFIASVAAGGADESGKFLGAAPEATLAVVKLKEAKQYLKEFYYIAPEAVCYQENDIMLGVQYLADLAERKNMPLILCIALGTSMGGHNGTLPLAVLLEYYSNIINRGIVTGTGNEAAGRRHFSDRLADRDDRSEVEIRVGEGVGGFVTELWSDIPNILTISLVSPSGEVKQGIGVQPGGNAVFQFVFDQTEVSVDYRLLVERNNSQLIFFRFGHPSPGIWKVIVEPVQLAGGEFHLWLPVENFLNGEVFFLRSDPNTTLTAPSAVSSAISCGFYNGTENSIDINSGRGYTRTGEIKPDLAAPGVGIIGAVPGGRFQERSGSSAAAAITAGAAALMTEWLRYHVGSSGVDTLQLKNLFILGARQRPGEPYPNREWGYGTLDLYHTLDRLRQI from the coding sequence ATGCCTGATTTTAAACTTTGCCGTCAGAGAATCTTGTCAGAGGAGTATCGGGATTTTATCGTATCATCCAGAGGGGGAAGAATTGATTTTCAGGTTCCGGAGGAAAAGCTTTGCCGCCAGAGGACACAGGCGGGGTATGATGTGATCTATATTGATCAGCCTCTTGCGGATCCTATAGGATTTGAACGGTTTCCATACAGTTCTGTCCCCAAATGCTATGCTCTCCTTGATATGGAAGCCATGAATCAGGCCGGGATCACACAGGTACAGAATTATCCTACTTTAGAGCTGATGGGAGAAAACGTGATGATCGGTTTCGTAGATACCGGGATCGATTATACCCATCCGGTGTTCCGTGCTCTGGATGGAGGCACAAGGATTGCAGCCATCTGGGATCAGACCATACAGGATGGAATGACTCCGGAAGGATTTCTCTACGGTACAGAATATACAGAGGAAGAAATCAACCGGGCTCTGGCATCAGAGGATCCTTTTCAGATCGTTCCAAGCATGGATAGAAACGGACACGGAACATTTATTGCCAGCGTGGCTGCAGGAGGAGCAGATGAATCCGGTAAATTTCTGGGAGCAGCTCCGGAAGCCACGCTGGCTGTGGTAAAGCTGAAGGAAGCCAAGCAGTATCTGAAAGAATTTTATTATATTGCTCCGGAAGCTGTATGTTACCAGGAAAATGATATTATGCTGGGAGTACAGTACCTTGCGGATCTGGCAGAGCGGAAAAATATGCCGTTGATCCTGTGTATTGCTCTTGGAACCAGTATGGGCGGACATAACGGGACACTGCCCCTTGCTGTTCTTTTGGAATATTATTCCAACATCATCAACCGCGGGATCGTGACAGGGACAGGAAATGAAGCGGCGGGACGGAGGCATTTTTCTGACAGGCTTGCGGACAGGGATGACAGAAGCGAGGTAGAGATACGGGTCGGGGAAGGAGTGGGAGGTTTTGTGACAGAGCTCTGGTCTGACATTCCCAATATCCTGACAATTTCTCTTGTGTCTCCCTCCGGGGAAGTGAAGCAGGGAATCGGAGTGCAGCCTGGAGGAAACGCAGTGTTTCAGTTTGTGTTTGACCAAACAGAAGTCTCGGTAGATTACCGTCTTTTGGTAGAGAGGAATAATTCCCAGTTGATTTTTTTCAGGTTCGGGCATCCCTCACCGGGAATATGGAAAGTAATCGTAGAGCCGGTACAGCTGGCAGGAGGTGAGTTTCATCTCTGGCTCCCTGTAGAAAATTTTCTGAACGGTGAGGTGTTTTTTCTCAGGTCTGATCCCAATACAACGCTGACGGCGCCATCAGCCGTAAGTTCTGCCATTTCCTGTGGCTTTTATAATGGAACAGAGAATAGTATTGATATTAATTCCGGTAGAGGATATACTAGAACTGGAGAGATAAAACCGGATCTTGCAGCGCCGGGTGTCGGCATTATAGGTGCCGTTCCGGGAGGAAGATTCCAGGAAAGATCAGGCTCCAGCGCTGCCGCAGCCATTACCGCGGGAGCCGCCGCGCTGATGACAGAGTGGCTCCGCTATCATGTGGGAAGCAGCGGAGTAGATACGCTGCAGCTTAAAAACCTGTTTATCCTGGGAGCCAGGCAGAGACCGGGAGAACCATATCCGAACAGGGAATGGGGATACGGAACCCTGGATCTGTACCATACTCTGGATCGGTTAAGACAGATATGA